Proteins found in one Oryza glaberrima chromosome 4, OglaRS2, whole genome shotgun sequence genomic segment:
- the LOC127772234 gene encoding cold-responsive protein kinase 1-like isoform X2, whose protein sequence is MDCCFMFRKKQPVEGDDGEHRVKIFSYSELRKATHDFSGANKIGEGGFGSVFRGVLRDGTTVAVKVLSATSRQGVREFLTELTAISDIKHENLVTLIGCCAEGSHRILVYNYLENNSLAQTLLGSRGSNIRFDWRTRVKIAVGVARGIAFLHEEIRPPIIHRDIKASNILLDKDLTPKISDFGLARLLPPNATHVSTRVAGTLGYLAPEYAIRGQVTKKSDIYSFGVLLLEIVSGRCNTNTRLPYEDQFLLERTWVRYEQERLAEIIDADLGNDLDVDEACRFLKIGLLCTQDAMARRPNMSTVVRMLSGEKHFSVHRITRPAMITDFADLKVSSSQQKENETTRSSNMRSFSTTDETEPFSSSETPTQTSI, encoded by the exons ATGGATTGCTGCTTTATGTTCAGAAAAAAACAACCTGTTGAAGGTGATGATG GTGAACATAGAGTGAAGATATTTTCTTACAGTGAGTTGAGAAAGGCTACCCATGATTTTAGTGGGGCAAATAAGATTGGAGAGGGTGGCTTTGGCTCTGTGTTCAGG GGAGTGCTTAGAGATGGGACAACCGTTGCCGTAAAGGTGCTGTCTGCTACTTCAAGACAAGGCGTCCGAGAGTTCTTGACTGAACTTACAGCAATTTCTGACATCAAGCATGAAAACCTCGTCACACTTATTGGTTGCTGTGCTGAAGGATCTCATAGGATCCTTGTTTACAATTATCTTGAGAACAACAGTCTTGCGCAGACATTGCTAG GATCTAGGGGTAGCAACATCCGGTTCGATTGGAGGACCCGTGTAAAAATTGCTGTGGGTGTTGCTCGTGGAATTGCATTTTTACATGAGGAAATTCGCCCTCCGATTATCCACCGTGACATAAAGGCGAGCAACATTCTTCTTGACAAGGACCTCACCCCAAAAATTTCTGATTTCGGATTGGCAAGGCTCCTTCCACCCAACGCAACTCATGTGAGCACCCGAGTTGCAGGCACATT AGGATACCTGGCACCTGAATACGCTATCCGAGGCCAGGTGACAAAGAAATCCGACATCTATAGCTTCGGTGTTCTTCTACTGGAAATCGTTAGCGGCAGATGCAACACCAACACAAGATTGCCTTATGAAGATCAATTTCTTCTCGAAAGG ACATGGGTACGCTACGAGCAAGAACGCCTGGCTGAGATCATCGATGCTGACCTGGGGAATGACCTGGACGTCGACGAGGCATGCCGGTTCCTGAAGATTGGCCTGCTATGCACACAGGATGCAATGGCGCGCCGCCCCAACATGAGCACCGTCGTCAGGATGCTCAGCGGGGAGAAGCACTTCTCGGTGCACCGGATCACCAGGCCGGCCATGATCACCGACTTCGCCGACCTCAAGgtcagcagcagccagcagaaGGAGAACGAGACAACACGGTCATCCAACATGAGATCGTTCAGCACCACTGATGAGACGGAGCCTTTCTCATCGTCAGAGACGCCGACGCAGACGtctatctga
- the LOC127772234 gene encoding cold-responsive protein kinase 1-like isoform X1, whose translation MDCCFMFRKKQPVEGDDGEHRVKIFSYSELRKATHDFSGANKIGEGGFGSVFRGVLRDGTTVAVKVLSATSRQGVREFLTELTAISDIKHENLVTLIGCCAEGSHRILVYNYLENNSLAQTLLGYKCSGCDITGSRGSNIRFDWRTRVKIAVGVARGIAFLHEEIRPPIIHRDIKASNILLDKDLTPKISDFGLARLLPPNATHVSTRVAGTLGYLAPEYAIRGQVTKKSDIYSFGVLLLEIVSGRCNTNTRLPYEDQFLLERTWVRYEQERLAEIIDADLGNDLDVDEACRFLKIGLLCTQDAMARRPNMSTVVRMLSGEKHFSVHRITRPAMITDFADLKVSSSQQKENETTRSSNMRSFSTTDETEPFSSSETPTQTSI comes from the exons ATGGATTGCTGCTTTATGTTCAGAAAAAAACAACCTGTTGAAGGTGATGATG GTGAACATAGAGTGAAGATATTTTCTTACAGTGAGTTGAGAAAGGCTACCCATGATTTTAGTGGGGCAAATAAGATTGGAGAGGGTGGCTTTGGCTCTGTGTTCAGG GGAGTGCTTAGAGATGGGACAACCGTTGCCGTAAAGGTGCTGTCTGCTACTTCAAGACAAGGCGTCCGAGAGTTCTTGACTGAACTTACAGCAATTTCTGACATCAAGCATGAAAACCTCGTCACACTTATTGGTTGCTGTGCTGAAGGATCTCATAGGATCCTTGTTTACAATTATCTTGAGAACAACAGTCTTGCGCAGACATTGCTAG GATACAAATGTTCTGGCTGTGATATTACAGGATCTAGGGGTAGCAACATCCGGTTCGATTGGAGGACCCGTGTAAAAATTGCTGTGGGTGTTGCTCGTGGAATTGCATTTTTACATGAGGAAATTCGCCCTCCGATTATCCACCGTGACATAAAGGCGAGCAACATTCTTCTTGACAAGGACCTCACCCCAAAAATTTCTGATTTCGGATTGGCAAGGCTCCTTCCACCCAACGCAACTCATGTGAGCACCCGAGTTGCAGGCACATT AGGATACCTGGCACCTGAATACGCTATCCGAGGCCAGGTGACAAAGAAATCCGACATCTATAGCTTCGGTGTTCTTCTACTGGAAATCGTTAGCGGCAGATGCAACACCAACACAAGATTGCCTTATGAAGATCAATTTCTTCTCGAAAGG ACATGGGTACGCTACGAGCAAGAACGCCTGGCTGAGATCATCGATGCTGACCTGGGGAATGACCTGGACGTCGACGAGGCATGCCGGTTCCTGAAGATTGGCCTGCTATGCACACAGGATGCAATGGCGCGCCGCCCCAACATGAGCACCGTCGTCAGGATGCTCAGCGGGGAGAAGCACTTCTCGGTGCACCGGATCACCAGGCCGGCCATGATCACCGACTTCGCCGACCTCAAGgtcagcagcagccagcagaaGGAGAACGAGACAACACGGTCATCCAACATGAGATCGTTCAGCACCACTGATGAGACGGAGCCTTTCTCATCGTCAGAGACGCCGACGCAGACGtctatctga
- the LOC127770299 gene encoding OVARIAN TUMOR DOMAIN-containing deubiquitinating enzyme 5: MDETLADESAAAAGGGGEAAAAEPAQESQQETLEEVLSRHRKEKSKLQDKETSLKKAAAKGSKAEQKAKKKQVEEEISRLSAELEAKHAAELATFGYKSSGSSEKGNMDTLVKAIAGVSVTSNADSAKPSKGARRREKKAKEEAAREQRIQEEQNNLVSDRMIENEKLEKKLEPMGLTIQEIKPDGHCLYRAVENQLSLYSRETTQYNYQELRQMTANYMKEHAADFLPFFLSEGKVESGPDPLESFKRYCEEVESTAAWGGQLELGALTHCLKKHIVVYSGSFPDVEMGKEYKLDSGGKDGPSIRLSYHRHAYGLGEHYNSVVPA; this comes from the exons ATggacgaaaccctagccgacgaatccgccgccgccgccggcggcggcggcgaggcagccgCGGCGGAGCCAGCGCAGGAATCGCAGCAAGAGACGCTCGAGGAGGTGCTCTCGAGGCATAG GAAAGAGAAATCCAAACTCCAGGATAAGGAAACAAGCCTCAAGAAAGCAGCCGCTAAAGGCAGCAAAGCTGAGCAGAAGGCCAAGAAGAAGCAGGTAGAGGAGGAGATTTCACGCCTCTCAGCTGAGTTAGAGGCGAAACATGCCGCAGAACTCGCTACTTTTGGGTACAAATCCTCAGGCAGCTCAGAAAAGGGGAACATGGACACCTTAGTAAAGGCTATAGCTGGTGTTTCTGTGACCAGCAACGCGGATTCCGCGAAGCCTAGCAAGGGTGCACGGCGTCGAGAGAAGAAGGCAAAGGAAGAGGCCGCTAGAGAGCAGCGGATTCAAGAAGAGCAAAACAATCTTGTCAGTGACCGCATGATAGAAAATGAAAAGCTTGAGAAGAAGCTTGAGCCCATGGGACTGACCATTCAGGAGATAAAGCCAGATGGCCACTGCCTGTACCGTGCTGTTGAGAACCAGCTGTCACTCTATTCCAGAGAAACCACACAATACAATTACCAGGAGCTGCGGCAAATGACTGCCAATTATATGAAAGAGCATGCGGCAGATTTTCTCCCATTTTTCCTATCAGAGGGCAAGGTCGAGTCTGGACCAGATCCCTTGGAGAGCTTCAAGAGGTACTGTGAGGAGGTTGAGTCAACTGCTGCTTGGGGTGGGCAACTTGAGCTTGGTGCTCTAACCCACTGCCTGAAGAAGCACATTGTTGTATACTCGGGCTCATTTCCAGATGTGGAAATGGGCAAAGAATACAAATTGGATTCAGGTGGTAAAGATGGCCCTAGCATTAGGTTGTCCTATCACAGACATGCCTATGGTCTTGGTGAGCACTACAACTCGGTGGTTCCTGCTTAG
- the LOC127770298 gene encoding probable receptor-like protein kinase At1g30570 — protein sequence MRLLALAVASIVLANLHLLGVHGRDLLLSCGSNATVDADGRRWISDMAPGLNFTLSSPGIAASHAGSSNGNEIFGLVYHSARFFSTASWYNFSVLPGNYCLRLHFFPYTFGNFSGNDSLFDVTANDFKLVSKFNVSEEIVWRSTVSNSAINAVVKEYFLLVGSRGLQVEFDPSPGSFAFVNAIEVMLTPDNLFNDTVNKVGSAGNGQLPLGLGNRGLETMYRLNVGGHALNSSSDQYLHRPWYTDEAFMFSANAAQIVSNTSSVSYLSNNDSSISPIDVYETARIMSNNMVVDKRFNVSWRFYVHPNFDYLVRLHFCELFYDKPNQRVFKIYINNKTAAEDYDVYVRAGGINKAYHEDYFDNLPQQVDSLWLQLGPDSLTSASGTDPLLNGLEIFKLSRNGNLAYVLGHIDMGNQRGISKDRNRKILWEEVGIGSASFVTLTSVVLFAWCYVRRKRKADEKEAPPGWHPLVLHEAMKSTTDARAAGKSPLTRNSSSIGHRMGRRFSISEIRAATKNFDEALLIGTGGFGKVYKGEVDEGTTVAIKRANPLCGQGLKEFETEIEMLSKLRHRHLVAMIGYCEEQKEMILVYEYMAKGTLRSHLYGSDLPPLTWKQRVDACIGAARGLHYLHTGADRGIIHRDVKTTNILLDENFVAKIADFGLSKTGPTLDQTHVSTAVKGSFGYLDPEYFRRQQLTQKSDVYSFGVVLFEVACGRPVIDPTLPKDQINLAEWAMRWQRQRSLDAIVDPRLDGDFSSESLKKFGEIAEKCLADDGRSRPSMGEVLWHLEYVLQLHEAYKRNNVDCESFGSSELGFADMSFSLPHIREGEEEHHSKPSSIREDPDT from the coding sequence ATGAGGCTACTTGCGCTGGCAGTTGCAAGCATCGTGCTTGCTAATTTGCACCTGTTGGGAGTTCATGGGAGGGATTTGCTTCTCAGCTGTGGTTCAAACGCGACTGTGGATGCTGACGGCCGGAGATGGATCAGCGACATGGCCCCCGGGCTGAATTTTACCTTAAGCAGCCCTGGAATAGCTGCGTCGCACGCTGGGAGCAGCAATGGCAATGAAATCTTCGGACTGGTGTACCATTCCGCGCGTTTCTTTAGCACGGCATCTTGGTATAACTTCAGCGTGCTGCCGGGGAACTACTGCCTCAGGCTGCATTTCTTCCCTTACACATTCGGGAATTTCAGTGGGAATGATTCATTGTTTGATGTCACTGCAAATGATTTCAAGCTGGTCTCGAAATTCAACGTGTCAGAGGAGATTGTTTGGAGGAGCACTGTGAGCAATTCAGCCATCAATGCAGTTGTCAAGGAGTATTTTCTTTTAGTTGGTTCTCGTGGTCTGCAGGTTGAGTTTGATCCAAGCCCTGGGTCATTTGCCTTTGTGAATGCAATTGAGGTGATGCTCACTCCAGATAACCTGTTCAATGACACAGTAAACAAAGTTGGCAGCGCTGGAAATGGGCAGCTTCCTCTTGGTTTAGGCAACAGAGGCCTAGAGACAATGTACCGGTTGAATGTTGGAGGGCATGCACTTAATTCTTCCAGCGATCAGTATCTGCACAGACCATGGTACACTGATGAAGCATTCATGTTTTCTGCGAATGCTGCTCAGATTGTGTCCAACACTTCAAGTGTAAGTTATCTCTCAAACAATGACTCCTCAATTTCTCCCATTGATGTATACGAGACTGCAAGAATCATGAGCAACAACATGGTTGTGGACAAGCGGTTCAATGTTTCATGGCGATTCTATGTCCACCCCAACTTTGATTACTTGGTCCGCCTTCATTTCTGTGAGCTTTTCTATGACAAGCCCAACCAGAGGGTCTTCAAGATCTACATCAACAACAAGACAGCTGCTGAGGACTATGATGTGTATGTCAGGGCAGGGGGTATTAATAAGGCATATCATGAAGACTATTTTGACAACTTGCCACAGCAGGTAGACTCACTCTGGCTTCAGCTAGGCCCTGACTCCTTGACCAGTGCTTCAGGCACCGATCCACTTCTGAATGGTTTGGAGATATTCAAGCTCAGCAGGAATGGCAACCTCGCTTATGTTCTTGGCCATATTGACATGGGTAACCAAAGGGGTATTTCCAAGGatagaaataggaaaattttATGGGAAGAAGTCGGAATTGGCTCAGCTTCTTTTGTGACACTGACAAGTGTGGTTCTATTTGCATGGTGCTATGTAAGAAGGAAACGAAAAGCTGATGAGAAGGAGGCCCCTCCCGGTTGGCACCCACTGGTCCTCCATGAGGCTATGAAAAGCACCACAGATGCCCGTGCAGCCGGTAAATCACCCTTGACACGTAATTCATCTTCCATTGGTCATAGAATGGGCAGAAGATTCAGCATTTCAGAGATTAGGGCTGCTACAAAGAACTTTGATGAGGCTTTGCTTATTGGTACTGGTGGTTTTGGCAAGGTTTACAAGGGTGAGGTCGATGAGGGTACTACAGTGGCAATCAAGCGTGCAAATCCATTATGTGGCCAGGGCTTGAAAGAATTTGAAACAGAAATTGAGATGCTCTCCAAGCTTAGGCACCGGCACCTTGTTGCAATGATTGGCTACTGTGAAGAGCAGAAGGAAATGATTCTAGTCTACGAATACATGGCCAAGGGGACCTTGCGAAGCCATCTTTATGGAAGTGACCTCCCACCTCTGACATGGAAGCAACGAGTTGATGCCTGCATTGGTGCAGCTCGTGGGCTTCACTACCTCCACACTGGAGCAGACCGAGGTATAATCCATAGGGATGTGAAGACTACAAACATCTTGTTGGATGAGAATTTTGTTGCAAAGATAGCAGATTTTGGTCTGTCTAAAACTGGCCCAACACTGGACCAGACCCATGTTAGTACAGCAGTCAAGGGAAGCTTTGGGTACCTTGATCCTGAGTACTTCCGGAGGCAGCAACTCACACAAAAATCTGATGTGTATTCTTTTGGAGTGGTGCTCTTTGAAGTCGCTTGTGGCAGACCAGTTATAGACCCCACTCTACCAAAGGATCAAATCAACTTGGCAGAGTGGGCAATGAGATGGCAGCGCCAGCGTTCGCTGGATGCAATAGTGGATCCACGGCTGGACGGTGACTTTTCATCTGAATCCTTGAAGAAGTTTGGTGAAATTGCGGAGAAGTGCCTTGCTGATGATGGGAGAAGCAGGCCATCGATGGGCGAGGTCTTGTGGCATCTGGAATATGTGCTGCAGCTCCATGAAGCTTACAAGCGTAATAATGTGGACTGTGAATCATTTGGAAGCAGTGAACTGGGATTTGCCGATATGTCCTTTAGCCTGCCTCATAtcagagagggagaagaggaacaTCACTCAAAGCCATCTAGTATAAGAGAGGATCCAGACACTTGA
- the LOC127771543 gene encoding F-box/WD-40 repeat-containing protein At5g21040, translated as MDFDCKTARGDSSSVNCSCIVTEGTVVQAKPVSHNGKAKHWNSLSTLNNQKCSYELLSDPKKNVETSDGETASKCDSWCFTDLPSALVCEVLEHLDPKELGIVSCVSTLLHTLATDHQGWKKFYCERWGIPTPPVTLNGPLVPGGTSDWKSWKTLFVEREFRSKSFMGRFSVDVLRDHSEDVRTVFLLASVNLIFTGGNDSVIRMWDLEEGLLIDKSRPLCCTIRAIAADTRLLVTAGTNAFIHCWRAVEGNSYPFHISGNGTDQSPEFRLWGHEGPVTCLALDSLRIFSGSWDMTVRVWDRSEMKCVQKFMHADWVWSVAPHGNTVASTAGRDAYVWDIRSSELENVISNAHYGNAFSLARTHLADVLFTGGEDGAIRLFNVSEVSDDEDIKPAATWVPHTGPVHSLAFEYPWLVSASSDGRVALIDLRKLLTPRKSSKQPFRVKNFDPSSIEPPQRMLHGFGCDLFSVAIGADRIVCGGEDGAVKVWNFSEALEIEKRAQALRSMRQENRMRRKKAQVEMNANGRRSDQCGSIAMKRNQLKGDKSVTWHSKRAINDKVKS; from the coding sequence ATGGACTTTGATTGCAAAACGGCAAGAGGAGACTCTTCATCTGTGAATTGTTCATGCATTGTCACTGAAGGCACTGTCGTCCAGGCAAAGCCCGTTTCTCACAACGGGAAAGCTAAACACTGGAATAGCCTCAGTACATTGAATAACCAGAAGTGCAGTTATGAATTACTTTCCGACCCAAAGAAAAATGTTGAAACAAGTGATGGTGAGACCGCCTCAAAGTGTGACTCATGGTGCTTCACTGATTTGCCATCCGCATTGGTCTGTGAAGTGCTTGAACACCTCGATCCAAAGGAACTTGGCATTGTATCTTGCGTCTCCACCCTACTGCATACCCTAGCCACAGATCATCAGGGGTGGAAGAAGTTCTACTGTGAAAGGTGGGGGATTCCTACTCCTCCAGTCACTCTCAATGGGCCCTTGGTTCCAGGAGGAACTTCAGATTGGAAGTCTTGGAAAACATTATTTGTGGAGCGGGAGTTTCGAAGTAAATCATTCATGGGAAGATTCAGTGTGGATGTTCTCCGTGACCACAGTGAGGATGTACGCACTGTGTTCCTTCTAGCATCAGTAAATCTGATATTTACTGGTGGTAATGACTCTGTGATCCGAATGTGGGACTTGGAGGAAGGGCTTTTGATTGATAAGTCCCGCCCACTTTGTTGCACCATCCGGGCCATTGCAGCTGACACTAGGCTTTTGGTCACTGCAGGAACCAATGCCTTTATTCATTGTTGGAGGGCTGTTGAAGGTAATTCTTACCCTTTCCACATCTCTGGGAATGGCACTGACCAGAGTCCTGAGTTTCGCCTTTGGGGGCATGAAGGACCTGTGACTTGTCTTGCCTTGGATTCATTGAGGATTTTCAGTGGTAGCTGGGATATGACTGTCCGTGTTTGGGACAGATCCGAAATGAAATGTGTTCAGAAGTTCATGCATGCAGATTGGGTTTGGAGCGTGGCACCTCATGGAAATACTGTTGCCAGTACAGCTGGTAGGGATGCCTATGTATGGGATATCAGGAGTAGTGAGTTGGAAAATGTTATTTCCAATGCCCATTATGGTAATGCATTTTCTTTAGCTCGAACACACCTAGCTGATGTGCTGTTTACCGGAGGAGAGGATGGGGCAATTCGCCTGTTCAATGTTTCTGAGGTCTCTGATGATGAAGATATTAAGCCAGCTGCTACTTGGGTTCCACATACCGGCCCTGTTCATTCCCTCGCTTTTGAGTATCCATGGCTTGTCTCAGCCTCTAGTGATGGCAGGGTTGCACTGATTGATTTGAGGAAGCTTCTGACCCCAAGAAAGTCATCAAAACAACCATTCAGGGTTAAGAACTTTGATCCAAGTTCCATTGAACCTCCACAGAGAATGCTTCATGGCTTTGGGTGCGATCTTTTTTCTGTCGCCATTGGTGCAGACAGGATTGTCTGTGGAGGCGAGGATGGTGCTGTCAAAGTCTGGAACTTCTCAGAAGCACTGGAGATTGAGAAGAGGGCACAAGCTCTAAGAAGTATGAGGCAGGAGAATCGCATGAGGCGAAAAAAGGCACAAGTAGAGATGAATGCAAATGGTAGAAGGTCTGACCAATGTGGCTCAATAGCCATGAAAAGAAACCAACTGAAGGGTGATAAGAGTGTCACTTGGCACAGCAAGCGTGCCATCAATGATAAGGTCAAGTCTTAG
- the LOC127769833 gene encoding uncharacterized protein LOC127769833, producing MASRRRDLGRPLLVALCVVALFAVGSESHGLEDFREGNTEATPAMASFFGSKPEAAELPEALDASNAAAATAKPEAASAIPRATATTTASASSAPPRRSVSVAAGVACAVAAVAVVGVAVAVAYVVRARRAARRESEVRLGSP from the coding sequence ATGGCGTCCCGCCGGCGAGATCTCGGCCGCCCGCTGCTGGTCGCGCTCTGCGTCGTGGCGCTCTTCGCCGTCGGATCGGAGTCCCACGGCCTCGAGGACTTCCGCGAGGGGAACACCGaggcgacgccggcgatggcCTCCTTCTTCGGCAGCAAGCCCGAGGCCGCCGAGCTCCCGGAGGCGCTCGACGcctccaatgccgccgccgccaccgccaagccGGAGGCCGCGTCGGCGATCCCCAGAgccacagccaccaccaccgcgtcggcgtcgtcggcgccgcctcgcAGATCCGTGTCCGTGGCCGCCGGCGTGGCGTgcgccgtcgcggcggtggcggtggtcggCGTCGCGGTCGCCGTGGCGTACGTGGTGCGCGCCaggcgcgccgcgcggcgcgagTCGGAGGTCCGGCTCGGCTCGCCGTGA